From Chryseobacterium camelliae:
TATATTGTATATTTTGAAGACGGCAGGGAAGCTTTCGGCCGTGAACACGGGCTTACCTATCTTGATATACAGAAAGCAGGGTATGTAACTCCGATCGTAAAGAGTACCTGTGAGCATTTTTTGCCTCTGAAATATGGAGAAACGTTCAGGATTGTGACTACATTCGTAAATTCGGTTTCTGCCAAGCTGATTTACCGGTATGAACTTTTTAATACTGAAAACCAACTGGTATGCACCGGGGAAACCATTCAG
This genomic window contains:
- a CDS encoding acyl-CoA thioesterase, with the protein product MNLKKEMNTLSCTEEVRVRFNETDPLGIVWHGHYIVYFEDGREAFGREHGLTYLDIQKAGYVTPIVKSTCEHFLPLKYGETFRIVTTFVNSVSAKLIYRYELFNTENQLVCTGETIQVFLDADGNLCLYNPEFFQAWKDRMGLS